One window of the Bradyrhizobium sp. NP1 genome contains the following:
- a CDS encoding pitrilysin family protein, which translates to MSVEITKLPSGLTIVTDTMPHLETASLGVWTGVGGRDEKPNEHGISHLLEHMAFKGTANRSSREIVEEIEAVGGDLNAGTSTETTAYYARVLKADVPLALDVLSDILANPSFVPDELEREKNVIVQEIGAAQDTPDDVVFEHLNELCYPDQPMGRSLLGTPKTLKRFDRDMLRGYLAMHYRGPEMVVAAAGAVDHRRVVEEAAQRFSSFDAQPAPKPQAARFGKGGSRVVHRELEQAHLTLALEGVPQTDPSLFSLQVFTNTLGGGMSSRLFQEVREKRGLCYSIYAFHAPYTDTGFFGLYTGTDPADAPEMMEVVVDVINDAVETLTEAEIARAKAQMKAGLLMALESCSSRAEQLARHVLAYGRPQTVEELVARIDAVSVESTRSAARALLARSHPAVVALGSGRGLDTAVAFAEGLTRPTVRSRLH; encoded by the coding sequence ATGAGCGTCGAAATCACGAAGCTGCCGTCCGGACTCACGATCGTCACCGACACCATGCCGCATCTGGAAACCGCCTCGCTCGGGGTGTGGACCGGCGTCGGCGGCCGCGACGAGAAGCCGAACGAGCACGGCATCTCGCACCTCCTGGAGCACATGGCATTCAAGGGCACGGCCAACCGCTCGTCACGCGAGATCGTCGAGGAGATCGAGGCGGTCGGCGGCGACCTCAATGCCGGCACCTCGACCGAGACCACCGCCTATTATGCGCGGGTGCTGAAGGCGGACGTGCCGCTCGCGCTCGACGTGCTCTCCGACATCCTCGCCAACCCCTCCTTCGTGCCCGACGAGCTCGAGCGCGAGAAGAACGTCATCGTGCAGGAGATTGGCGCTGCGCAGGACACGCCCGACGACGTGGTGTTCGAGCATCTCAACGAGCTCTGCTATCCCGACCAGCCGATGGGCCGTTCGCTGCTCGGCACGCCGAAGACCTTGAAGCGGTTCGACCGCGACATGCTGCGCGGCTATCTCGCCATGCATTACCGCGGGCCCGAGATGGTGGTGGCGGCGGCCGGCGCCGTCGACCACAGGCGCGTGGTCGAGGAGGCGGCGCAGCGCTTTTCGAGCTTCGACGCGCAGCCGGCGCCGAAGCCGCAGGCGGCCCGGTTCGGCAAGGGCGGCTCGCGCGTGGTGCATCGCGAGCTCGAGCAGGCGCATCTGACGCTGGCGCTGGAGGGCGTGCCGCAGACCGACCCGTCGCTGTTCTCGCTGCAGGTGTTCACCAACACGCTCGGCGGCGGCATGTCCTCGCGGCTGTTCCAGGAGGTGCGCGAGAAGCGCGGCCTGTGCTACTCGATCTATGCGTTTCACGCGCCCTACACCGACACCGGCTTCTTCGGCCTCTACACCGGCACCGATCCGGCGGACGCGCCCGAGATGATGGAAGTCGTGGTCGACGTCATCAATGATGCCGTGGAGACCCTCACCGAGGCCGAGATCGCGCGCGCCAAGGCGCAGATGAAGGCGGGGCTGTTGATGGCGCTGGAAAGCTGCTCGTCGCGGGCCGAACAGCTCGCGCGCCATGTGCTCGCCTATGGAAGGCCGCAGACGGTGGAGGAACTGGTGGCGCGGATCGACGCGGTGAGCGTCGAATCGACGCGCAGCGCGGCGCGCGCGCTTTTGGCCCGCAGCCATCCCGCGGTGGTCGCACTCGGCAGCGGAAGAGGGCTGGACACCGCGGTCGCTTTTGCGGAAGGATTGACGCGGCCGACCGTCAGGTCGCGGTTGCATTAG
- a CDS encoding GNAT family protein produces MALFRLPSAGPAALAPRGNGLLLRSPLMSDYLQWAHLRDSSRDYLTPWEPIWPSDDLTRSGFRRRLRRYAEDIAADRSYPFIIFREADGVMIGGITLANVRRGIVQAGTIGYWIGEPHASRGYMTAALRVLLPTLFGELNLHRIEAACIPSNSPSIRVLEKCGFTREGLARRYLCINGVWQDHLLFGLLHEDFRG; encoded by the coding sequence ATGGCCCTGTTTCGTTTGCCATCCGCTGGCCCCGCCGCGCTCGCGCCGCGCGGCAACGGCCTGCTGCTGCGCTCTCCATTGATGTCCGACTACCTGCAATGGGCGCATTTGCGGGATTCGAGCCGCGACTACCTGACGCCGTGGGAGCCGATCTGGCCGTCGGACGATCTCACCCGCTCCGGGTTCCGGCGCCGGCTGCGCCGCTATGCCGAGGACATCGCCGCCGACCGCTCCTATCCGTTCATCATCTTCCGCGAGGCCGACGGGGTCATGATCGGCGGCATCACGCTCGCCAATGTCCGTCGCGGCATCGTGCAGGCCGGCACCATCGGCTACTGGATCGGCGAGCCGCATGCCAGCCGCGGCTACATGACCGCGGCGCTGCGGGTGCTGCTGCCGACCCTGTTCGGCGAGCTCAATTTGCATCGCATCGAGGCGGCCTGCATCCCCTCCAATTCGCCCTCGATCCGGGTGCTGGAGAAATGCGGTTTCACGCGTGAGGGGCTGGCGCGGCGCTATCTCTGCATCAATGGCGTCTGGCAGGACCACCTGCTGTTTGGCCTGCTGCACGAGGATTTTCGCGGCTGA
- a CDS encoding ATP F0F1 synthase subunit B (Produces ATP from ADP in the presence of a proton gradient across the membrane. Subunit B is part of the membrane proton channel.), whose product MFAEPEFWVAVAFVILMGVFAYLGVHRTMLTALDHRSARIKAELDDAKRIKEEAAKLLAEYKDRRASAEREAQDIITNARADAERIATEAKARMEDFVARRTKTAEGKIALAEAQALADVRAAAAEAAIQAASTILSQSVKGEVADKLLARGIDEVKAKLN is encoded by the coding sequence ATGTTCGCCGAGCCGGAGTTTTGGGTTGCGGTTGCATTCGTCATCCTGATGGGCGTGTTCGCCTATCTCGGTGTCCATCGCACGATGCTGACCGCGCTCGATCATCGCAGCGCGCGGATCAAGGCCGAGCTCGACGACGCGAAGCGGATAAAGGAAGAGGCCGCCAAGCTGCTCGCCGAGTACAAGGACCGGCGCGCCAGCGCCGAGCGCGAAGCGCAGGACATCATCACCAACGCCAGGGCCGATGCCGAGCGCATCGCCACGGAGGCCAAGGCGCGGATGGAAGACTTCGTCGCCCGCCGCACCAAGACCGCCGAGGGCAAGATCGCGCTGGCCGAGGCCCAGGCGCTCGCCGATGTCCGCGCCGCGGCGGCGGAGGCGGCGATCCAGGCCGCTTCCACCATCCTGTCGCAGTCGGTGAAAGGCGAGGTGGCCGACAAGCTGCTTGCCAGGGGCATCGACGAGGTCAAGGCCAAGCTGAACTGA
- a CDS encoding F0F1 ATP synthase subunit B, with translation MAESHGAAKGPKTGAHTEADGGHGGGFPPFDSSTFASQLVSLAVAFVALYLIVSRIALPRVGGIIDARQNAIDGDLAQAQKLKDESDAALKAYESELAAARSRAQAIGSETREKLNAAAEAERKSLEQKLAAKLADAEKSIAATRSAAMSNVRGIAADAAGTIVQRLVGIAPDGKSVDAAVDASLKGQV, from the coding sequence ATGGCTGAGAGTCATGGCGCAGCAAAGGGCCCGAAGACGGGCGCCCACACCGAGGCCGATGGTGGCCACGGCGGCGGATTTCCGCCGTTCGATTCGTCCACCTTCGCCTCCCAGCTGGTGTCGCTGGCGGTCGCCTTTGTCGCGCTCTATCTGATCGTCTCGCGGATCGCGTTGCCGCGGGTCGGCGGCATCATCGATGCGCGCCAAAACGCGATCGACGGCGACCTCGCGCAGGCGCAGAAGCTGAAGGACGAGTCCGACGCAGCGCTGAAGGCCTATGAAAGCGAGCTCGCCGCGGCGCGCTCGCGGGCGCAGGCCATCGGCAGCGAGACCCGTGAAAAGCTCAACGCGGCCGCCGAAGCCGAGCGCAAGTCGCTGGAACAGAAGCTCGCGGCCAAGCTTGCGGACGCCGAGAAATCCATCGCGGCGACCCGCAGCGCGGCAATGAGCAATGTCCGCGGCATCGCCGCCGACGCCGCCGGCACGATCGTGCAGCGGCTGGTCGGGATCGCGCCGGACGGCAAGTCCGTCGACGCGGCGGTCGACGCTTCCTTGAAGGGACAGGTCTGA
- a CDS encoding F0F1 ATP synthase subunit C → MEPAAAKLIGAGIACIGMGGAGVGVGVIFGNYLAAAVRNPSAAQGQFGNLIFGFAVTEALGIFSLLIALLLLFVPL, encoded by the coding sequence ATGGAACCGGCAGCAGCAAAACTTATCGGCGCGGGCATCGCGTGCATCGGCATGGGCGGTGCGGGCGTCGGCGTGGGCGTCATTTTCGGCAACTACCTTGCCGCGGCGGTACGCAATCCGTCCGCCGCGCAGGGTCAGTTCGGCAACCTGATCTTCGGCTTCGCCGTGACCGAAGCGCTCGGCATCTTCTCGCTGCTGATCGCGCTGCTCCTGCTGTTCGTTCCGCTCTGA
- a CDS encoding F0F1 ATP synthase subunit A, whose translation MKIDPIHQFNIEPLFTIGHIGNHTIAFTNASLYMFVAVGLIGALMLASGRQLVPGRLQSVAEITYEFVASTIRSTAGAEGMKFFPLVFSLFMFICVSNLVGIIPYTFTVSSHIIVTAALALLVFFTVLIYGLYKNGLKFFGIFVPSGVPIYILPLVMFIEILSFFLRPVSHSVRLFANMLAGHIALKVFAGFVAMLGVSLGAIGWVGGVMPLALTVAIYALEILVAFLQAYVFAILTCIYLNDAIHPGH comes from the coding sequence ATGAAAATCGACCCGATTCATCAGTTCAACATCGAGCCCCTCTTCACGATCGGCCATATCGGCAATCACACGATCGCCTTCACCAATGCCTCGCTCTACATGTTCGTGGCCGTCGGTCTGATCGGCGCGCTGATGCTGGCGAGCGGTCGGCAACTGGTTCCCGGGCGGCTGCAGTCGGTCGCCGAAATCACCTATGAATTCGTCGCCTCGACGATCCGCAGCACCGCCGGCGCGGAAGGCATGAAGTTCTTCCCGCTGGTATTCTCGCTGTTCATGTTCATCTGCGTTTCGAACCTGGTCGGCATCATTCCCTACACCTTCACGGTTTCGAGCCACATCATCGTCACCGCGGCCTTGGCGCTGCTGGTGTTCTTCACCGTCCTGATCTACGGCCTCTACAAGAACGGCCTGAAGTTTTTCGGCATCTTCGTGCCGTCGGGCGTTCCGATCTACATCCTGCCGCTGGTCATGTTCATCGAGATCCTGTCGTTCTTCCTGCGGCCGGTCTCGCACAGCGTGCGTCTGTTCGCCAACATGCTGGCCGGCCACATCGCGCTGAAAGTGTTCGCGGGGTTCGTCGCGATGCTCGGCGTCTCGCTCGGCGCCATCGGCTGGGTCGGAGGGGTGATGCCGCTCGCGCTCACCGTCGCGATCTACGCGCTCGAGATCCTGGTCGCGTTCCTGCAGGCCTATGTGTTCGCGATCCTGACCTGCATCTACCTCAACGACGCCATTCATCCGGGACACTAA
- a CDS encoding AtpZ/AtpI family protein → MAEGTDDSENGDRDKSDEAALSARLGSLDQRLSEIRGSRQLRTDQTAHESGNGAARASAMARGFQLSSELIAGVVVGGVIGWGIDHWLSTSPWGLIVFFLLGFVAGVVNVVRSAGVARGRH, encoded by the coding sequence ATGGCTGAAGGCACGGACGATAGTGAGAATGGGGATCGCGACAAGTCCGACGAAGCTGCGCTTTCCGCAAGGCTCGGAAGTCTCGACCAGCGGTTGTCCGAAATTCGCGGCAGCCGCCAGCTCAGGACTGATCAAACCGCCCATGAAAGCGGAAACGGGGCTGCCAGGGCATCGGCCATGGCGCGCGGTTTCCAGCTTTCCTCGGAGTTGATCGCCGGCGTCGTTGTCGGGGGAGTGATCGGCTGGGGCATCGACCATTGGCTGTCGACGTCGCCGTGGGGACTCATCGTGTTTTTTCTGCTCGGCTTCGTCGCCGGCGTGGTCAACGTGGTGAGGTCTGCGGGCGTGGCTCGAGGCAGGCACTGA